In Lineus longissimus chromosome 9, tnLinLong1.2, whole genome shotgun sequence, one genomic interval encodes:
- the LOC135493974 gene encoding germ cell nuclear acidic protein-like, with product MMSFLSNGSPVVQSGSYTELIKSGNKQMTPDPKQVKKGLSTSTPVGENQKKMYETISAESPALKQNVFTDMSPALAKHSPLCREVVKRVTDRSPCSSSTRTPCNTKDKKPMFESPMLLKNGSGSPVVSRNSPKPTGSPMVLKNTSKTAGSCLVTAKEGPKPTRSPMVISRDSPRIAARDSPRKNGYPMVLRESPRKTGSPMVLRDSPRKTGSPMVLRESPRKTGSPMVLRESPRKTGSPMVLRDSPRKTGSPMVLRDSPRKTGSPIVTARDSPKLAGSPMQLKVSTKKIEKVILVNRMESSGNCEEMQTSTDEDGFVETVEGSSEEKNLQISFPSLDESSKVNEDSDSSGQNHSKEISEEINEGSVGESPSLNKSSESNETDRSSVVESLSLDNSSRLNEVSSVVDMSHDSIVCVAEKSLQVSFASEDDSKEGDVCPMDDVCLKLDDCSMVDVCDEICQVSMSSCAGSQEGSENHETVINKAGTSKLEMSGCLDLENSVSASPSSVKIEQTEVNITDKSVQVSFSSPGSDQPASWDSEKSASEDSCQSEESEKKSEESAESNQSVEDGSVVTQIQNKPGKTKHSDPQSTLDTTVYEDALTSQLTGRKSTQSWRSQPALSSDEDAPDPNPHRRTSRKSKKQATAALAKVFNTSSSDDLDDFFNKMKTPAKKQSESDDDDDLSDFVVSDGEMSFETADESPEDDEVFYINTGRLIEEAESVRKPPKKTPGAILTGKKSTKPLNTSKRKKALYNDGLSPLGDFRRTRPVPTMQQNLFCEEPSDDDVRSRKKQAAASFVDMNGESDDNLDEFKTPCPPPKVKPSRKTTASKPNYIKLSSDDDEVDEDFKTPALPPKDKPSRTTKNPKAKYIDLSSDSDDMEDFKTPGFLPPLKSDSAPNLPKAGTNTPAFRMPAAVKMKGAKTVATMRYGITTDKKPTATFLRSLSLDVQSDRRHPEAHKFVTNFKSTKEVLTKKLFDLYSSTVFENKLPDFPIIWNSRLTKTAGYCAYSRERPTMVFKCRIELSVKVCDSAERLRDTLIHEMCHAAVWLLNGKKDGHGPIWKTWAQRANMVHSELPIIRRCHSYSVETKYIYKCSKCGYQIGRHSKSLDTAGKVCGYCRGHFELYVNGKNGLKKALGSTTKTPNKFAMFVKENYGSIKSSNQKSKHKDIMKLLSSEFAKTKISFS from the exons ATGATGTCCTTCCTTTCAAATGGTAGCCCGGTGGTGCAATCCGGATCATACACAGAACTTATCAAGAGTGGCAACAAGCAAATGACTCCCGATCCAAAGCAGGTCAAGAAAGGTCTGAGTACGAGCACACCAGTTGgtgaaaaccaaaaaaaaatgtatgaGACTATTTCTGCAGAGAGCCCAGCACTTAAGCAAAACGTTTTCACTGACATGAGTCCAGCATTAGCAAAACATTCTCCACTGTGCAGGGAAGTTGTCAAAAGAGTTACAGACAGATCTCCCTGTTCTAGTTCTACTAGAACTCCATGTAATACAAAGGACAAGAAGCCGATGTTTGAGTCTCCAATGCTGTTGAAAAATGGTTCAGGATCTCCAGTTGTTTCAAGGAATAGTCCTAAGCCTACAGGATCTCCAATGGTTTTGAAGAATACTTCAAAGACAGCTGGATCTTGCCTTGTTACTGCAAAGGAAGGCCCAAAACCTACAAGATCACCAATGGTTATATCAAGGGACAGTCCAAGAATTGCAGCCAGGGATAGTCCAAGGAAGAATGGATATCCAATGGTCTTGAGAGAAAGCCCGAGGAAGACTGGCTCGCCAATGGTTTTGAGGGATAGTCCGAGGAAGACTGGGTCTCCAATGGTTTTGAGAGAAAGCCCGAGGAAGACTGGGTCTCCAATGGTTTTGAGAGAAAGCCCGAGGAAGACTGGGTCTCCAATGGTTTTGAGGGATAGTCCTAGGAAGACTGGGTCTCCAATGGTTTTGAGGGATAGTCCTAGGAAGACTGGGTCTCCAATAGTTACAGCAAGGGATAGCCCGAAGCTTGCTGGGTCACCCATGCAGTTGAAAGTTTCAACTAAGAAGATTGAAAAAGTCATACTGGTAAATAGAATGGAGAGTTCTGGAAATTGTGAGGAGATGCAGACATCAACTGATGAGGATGGCTTTGTAGAAACTGTAGAAGGCAGCAGTGAGGAGAAGAACTTACAAATTTCGTTTCCTAGTTTAGATGAAAGCTCCAAAGTTAATGAAGACTCAGACAGCTCAGGTCAGAACCATTCTAAAGAAATAAGTGAAGAAATCAATGAAGGCAGTGTTGGGGAGAGTCCGTCTTTGAACAAAAGCTCTGAATCAAATGAAACTGATCGAAGCAGTGTTGTGGAGAGTCTCTCCTTGGACAACAGCTCCAGGTTGAACGAGGTCTCCTCAGTTGTGGACATGTCTCATGATTCCATTGTTTGTGTGGCAGAGAAAAGTTTACAGGTGTCTTTTGCCTCAGAGGATGATTCAAAAGAAGGTGACGTCTGCCCAATGGATGACGTCTGCTTAAAATTGGATGATTGCTCCATGGTTGATGTCTGCGATGAGATATGTCAGGTGTCCATGTCTTCTTGTGCAGGGAGTCAGGAGGgatctgaaaatcatgaaactgTAATTAACAAAGCAGGGACCTCAAAGCTAGAAATGTCTGGATGCCTTGACTTGGAGAATAGTGTCAGTGCATCCCCGTCATCAGTCAAGATTGAACAAACTGAAGTCAATATTACGGACAAGTCAGTGCAAGTTTCTTTTTCGTCTCCAGGTTCAGATCAACCAGCGTCTTGGGATTCTGAAAAATCTGCATCTGAGGATTCTTGCCAATCGGAGGAGtctgaaaaaaaatctgaagaaTCGGCTGAATCTAACCAGTCAGTGGAGGATGGCAGTGTAGTCACCCAAATTCAAAATAAACCGGGGAAAACTAAGCATTCTGACCCCCAGTCTACATTGGACACAACCGTTTATGAAGATGCCTTAACAAGCCAGCTTACTGGTAGAAAATCTACACAGTCTTGGCGATCACAGCCTGCTCTCTCTAGTGATGAAGACGCCCCGGATCCCAATCCTCACAGGCGCACAtcgagaaaatcaaagaaacaaGCAACAGCTGCACTTGCTAAGGTTTTCAACACCAGCAGCAGTGACGACTTGGACGATTTTTTCAACAAGATGAAAACGCCAGCCAAGAAGCAATCAGAatctgacgatgacgatgacttgAGTGACTTTGTCGTAAGCGATGGTGAGATGAGCTTTGAGACGGCCGATGAAAGCCCCGAAGACGATGAAGTATTCTACATCAACACGGGAAGGCTGATAGAGGAGGCTGAATCAGTAAGAAA GCCACCGAAGAAAACACCAGGTGCCATATTGACAGGAAAGAAGTCCACCAAACCTCTGAACACGTCTAAGAGGAAGAAAGCTCTGTACAATGATGGCCTCTCCCCACTGGGTGACTTCAGGCGGACAAGGCCTGTTCCGACAATGCAACAGAACCTTTTTTGCGAAGAACCGTCCGATGATGATGTGAGATCCAGAAAGAAACAAGCGGCAGCATCATTTGTAGATATGAATGGAGAATCTGATGACAATTTGGACGAATTCAAAACTCCCTGTCCACCTCCAA AAGTCAAGCCCTCCAGAAAGACTACAGCATCCAAACCAAACTACATCAAATTgagctctgatgatgatgaagtggatgaGGACTTCAAAACACCGGCTTTACCCCCTA AAGACAAACCATCCAGAACAACCAAGAATCCAAAAGCCAAGTACATTGATTTGAGCAGTGATTCTGATGATATGGAGGACTTCAAAACACCTGGTTTCTTGCCCCCAT TGAAGTCGGATAGTGCCCCAAACCTGCCAAAAGCAGGTACCAACACGCCTGCCTTCCGAATGCCTGCTGCAGTCAAGATGAAGGGTGCCAAGACGGTCGCTACAATGAGATATGGCATAACTACCGACAAGAAACCGACTGCAACTTTCTTAAGATCGCTCAGCTTGGACGTCCAGAGTGATAGGAGACATCCAGAGGCTCACAA GTTTGTGACCAACTTTAAATCAACCAAGGAAGTCCTCACCAAGAAGTTGTTTGATCTTTATTCATCAACAGTCTTTGAAAACAAA CTACCAGATTTCCCCATAATATGGAACAGCCGCCTCACCAAGACAGCAGGCTATTGTGCCTATAGCAGAGAGAGGCCAACTATGGTCTTCAAGTGCAGAATTGAACTTTCTGTGAAAGTTTGTGACAGTGCAG AGCGTCTTCGTGATACCTTGATCCACGAAATGTGTCATGCGGCAGTCTGGCTTCTGAACGGCAAGAAAGATGGCCATGGACCAATATGGAAAACTTG GGCCCAGAGAGCCAACATGGTGCACAGTGAGCTTCCCATCATTAGGAGATGTCACTCCTACAGCGTTGAGACCAAGTACATCTACAAGTGTTCCAAGTGTGGATATCA AATTGGAAGACACAGCAAGTCCCTAGATACGGCGGGTAAGGTCTGTGGTTATTGCCGGGGACACTTTGAGCTCTACGTAAATGGCAAGAATGGACTGAAGAAAGCTTTAggatcaacaacaaaaacaccaAACAAATTTGCAATGTTCGTGAAGGAAAACTACGGCAGCATCAAAAGTAGCAACCAGAAAAGTAAGCATAAGGACATCATGAAGTTACTCAGCTCAGAGTTTGCCAAGACGAAGATATCATTCAGCTGA